The following coding sequences are from one Paenibacillus tundrae window:
- a CDS encoding MFS transporter, translated as MNSNTALIRQDDANMPSSKRFPWVGLLALAMAGFICILTESLPAGLLPQIAQDLGVTEALAGQLVTLYAVGSLLAAIPLTAATRGWRRRPLLLLCIIGFLVFNTITALSSSYALTLVARFFAGVSAGVLWGMTAGYARRMVPDSLKGKAMAVAMIGTPLALALGVPLGTFFGAYTGWRFIFGVVSLLAVVLIGWVLWKVPDYEGEPAGDQLPLYKIFLVPGIRTILFVVLTWVLAHNILYTYIAPYLAETAFAERVDLVLLIFGITSVVGIWVIGMLIDRFLRILVLISITGFALASVALGIGMNQPAIIILGVTAWGLTFGGAATLLQTAIAQAGGKSADIAQSMLVTAWNVAIGGGGIIGGFLLQLFGAGFLPGSLIILLLPSLLAAWLAKKHGFPS; from the coding sequence GTGAACTCAAACACTGCTCTTATAAGACAAGACGATGCTAATATGCCGTCTTCCAAACGTTTTCCGTGGGTCGGGCTATTAGCCTTAGCTATGGCAGGATTCATCTGCATTCTTACAGAAAGCCTGCCTGCTGGATTACTACCGCAAATTGCACAGGATCTTGGGGTCACAGAAGCTCTTGCTGGACAATTGGTCACTCTCTATGCGGTTGGATCTCTTCTTGCTGCCATTCCTTTGACAGCCGCTACCCGCGGTTGGAGACGCCGGCCGCTTCTGCTGCTGTGCATTATCGGCTTTCTAGTATTTAACACGATCACCGCATTATCTTCCTCTTATGCGTTGACGCTTGTCGCGCGTTTCTTCGCAGGTGTATCGGCAGGTGTGCTGTGGGGGATGACAGCTGGCTATGCACGTCGTATGGTACCTGATTCGCTGAAAGGTAAAGCGATGGCCGTAGCCATGATTGGCACCCCGTTGGCATTGGCATTAGGCGTTCCACTGGGCACTTTTTTCGGTGCTTATACAGGGTGGCGTTTCATTTTCGGAGTAGTATCGTTACTAGCTGTAGTTCTTATTGGCTGGGTGCTCTGGAAGGTACCGGATTACGAAGGTGAGCCTGCGGGTGATCAACTCCCTTTGTACAAAATTTTCCTGGTTCCTGGTATACGGACAATTTTGTTTGTCGTGTTGACTTGGGTATTAGCTCATAATATTTTGTACACTTATATTGCACCCTATCTTGCGGAAACCGCGTTTGCGGAGCGAGTGGATCTAGTTCTTCTTATTTTCGGAATTACCTCGGTTGTTGGCATTTGGGTGATAGGCATGCTGATTGACCGTTTCCTAAGAATATTGGTGTTAATCAGCATCACAGGATTTGCTTTGGCTTCTGTAGCCTTGGGAATTGGAATGAATCAACCTGCAATCATCATTCTTGGTGTTACAGCATGGGGGCTTACATTTGGCGGAGCAGCCACTTTACTGCAAACGGCAATAGCACAAGCTGGGGGAAAAAGCGCAGATATCGCTCAATCTATGCTGGTTACCGCATGGAATGTGGCAATCGGAGGAGGAGGCATAATCGGGGGATTTCTTCTCCAGCTGTTTGGAGCCGGTTTCCTTCCCGGATCATTAATTATCCTCTTGCTCCCCTCCTTGCTTGCAGCTTGGCTAGCTAAAAAGCATGGCTTCCCTTCCTAA
- a CDS encoding Lrp/AsnC family transcriptional regulator: protein MDEIDKNILLHLQNQARLSMTDLGKLVGLSQPAVTERVKRMEEKGVIEEYRTVISSQKLGKQCTAYMLIQTRNCYPFLDFCRSSSEVTECYRISGEHNYLLKILTETTQELEEFENRCDQYGTYTTLIVMSSPIAYKNLIGETNLLA from the coding sequence TTGGATGAGATCGATAAAAACATTCTGCTCCATTTGCAGAACCAGGCTAGATTATCAATGACAGATTTAGGAAAGCTGGTGGGGCTGTCTCAGCCAGCCGTTACGGAACGTGTAAAACGCATGGAAGAAAAGGGGGTTATCGAGGAATACAGGACTGTTATTTCTTCGCAAAAATTGGGTAAGCAATGCACGGCCTATATGCTTATTCAAACTCGGAATTGTTATCCTTTTCTTGATTTTTGTCGTTCTTCATCAGAGGTAACGGAGTGTTACCGGATAAGTGGGGAGCATAATTATTTATTGAAGATCCTCACGGAAACAACCCAGGAGCTGGAGGAGTTTGAAAACAGGTGTGATCAATATGGCACCTATACGACTCTGATCGTGATGTCTTCACCGATCGCTTACAAAAATCTGATTGGAGAAACGAATTTGCTCGCATAA
- a CDS encoding serine hydrolase domain-containing protein translates to MRDIDLELLHESVNEVIERTLEEKRIVGTVVQIALDGNLVYSRSAGLADREHKRPMQENALFRYASVTKPVVSTAALVLVSQGRLQLDDLVEKWLPTFRPKLPNGQHVPMTVRHLMTHTAGLTYRFFQEEKGTYELAGVSDGMDLVGITLEENLQRLASVPLLYEPGKMWRYSIATDVLGAVIEKVTGMLLSEAVRVLVTHPLSMMDTDFKAVDTDRLTTAYADSTGEPRRLHDFDTIPFIEGTAGFLLSPNRFNDKTAYPSGGAGMIGSAGDFLKLLEALRQGGHPILPKALVTEMTTNQIGNLVMPYWPGRGFGLGFTLLKDSEEANTPESPGTWRMGGTYGHSWFVDPSKELSVVAFTNTALEGMSGRFTTELCESVYKGIQETK, encoded by the coding sequence ATGAGAGATATAGATCTGGAATTGTTGCACGAAAGCGTCAACGAAGTAATTGAGCGCACACTTGAGGAAAAAAGAATTGTGGGTACAGTTGTGCAAATTGCATTAGACGGAAACCTCGTTTACAGCAGGTCTGCTGGTCTGGCCGATCGCGAGCATAAACGACCGATGCAGGAAAATGCTTTGTTTAGATATGCTTCGGTAACCAAGCCGGTCGTTTCAACAGCAGCCCTAGTATTAGTTTCGCAAGGAAGATTACAGTTAGACGATCTGGTGGAAAAATGGTTGCCCACCTTTCGTCCCAAACTGCCTAACGGACAGCATGTTCCAATGACCGTACGCCATCTGATGACGCATACCGCAGGCTTAACTTACCGCTTCTTCCAAGAGGAAAAGGGAACTTATGAGCTTGCCGGGGTATCGGACGGCATGGATTTGGTGGGAATTACACTTGAAGAGAATTTGCAAAGACTCGCATCTGTCCCGCTTCTATATGAGCCAGGGAAAATGTGGAGGTATTCCATAGCAACAGACGTGCTCGGAGCGGTCATCGAAAAGGTAACTGGAATGTTGCTTAGTGAAGCTGTACGGGTGCTTGTAACACATCCGCTTTCAATGATGGACACAGACTTCAAGGCTGTGGATACAGACAGATTGACTACAGCTTACGCAGACAGCACCGGAGAGCCCCGGCGCCTGCATGATTTTGATACCATTCCTTTCATCGAGGGGACAGCAGGATTCCTCCTTTCACCCAATAGGTTTAACGATAAGACAGCTTACCCTTCCGGGGGAGCAGGCATGATTGGCAGTGCAGGGGACTTTCTTAAACTGCTGGAAGCTTTGCGGCAAGGAGGACATCCAATTCTGCCGAAGGCTCTTGTCACAGAAATGACAACCAATCAAATTGGTAACCTTGTGATGCCTTACTGGCCAGGGAGAGGTTTCGGACTTGGATTCACGCTACTAAAAGACTCAGAGGAAGCCAATACACCTGAATCGCCAGGAACGTGGCGGATGGGCGGTACCTACGGACACTCCTGGTTTGTTGATCCGAGTAAGGAGCTTAGTGTTGTAGCGTTCACCAATACGGCGCTTGAAGGAATGTCAGGCAGATTTACAACGGAGCTGTGCGAATCTGTCTATAAAGGTATTCAAGAAACGAAGTAA
- a CDS encoding cyanophycinase: MNTHYYFSWFNYFFPEKLVKLLHEDITDRQSLVMISADPSNYEDNQVNFNDISEWTWLKQADIKFDEYHFIDYRIQKEDAQRLIQNASVIFCCGGYPVLQHDFLADYELTDLIKNSNAVILGASAGSLNMAAKWLNMETASDEIEASTIYDGIGFGHFAYESHSQRNYTTFVQGYLFPLSEEMDVYAAEQESAMRVKDGKIETMGPIYLISHSKIQKLADTL, encoded by the coding sequence TTGAATACTCACTATTATTTCAGTTGGTTTAATTATTTTTTTCCAGAGAAGCTGGTCAAATTGTTGCATGAGGATATTACAGACAGACAATCGCTTGTCATGATTAGCGCTGATCCTTCTAACTATGAAGATAACCAGGTTAACTTTAATGATATTTCGGAATGGACATGGTTGAAGCAGGCTGACATTAAGTTTGATGAATATCATTTCATTGATTACCGTATACAAAAGGAGGATGCTCAGCGTTTGATTCAGAACGCTTCTGTCATTTTTTGTTGCGGTGGATATCCTGTTTTGCAGCACGATTTTTTGGCGGATTATGAATTAACCGATCTTATTAAGAACAGCAATGCCGTTATCTTGGGTGCCAGCGCTGGCTCGCTAAACATGGCTGCCAAATGGTTGAACATGGAGACTGCTAGCGACGAAATTGAAGCAAGCACTATTTATGATGGGATTGGCTTTGGTCATTTTGCCTATGAATCTCACTCGCAACGAAACTACACCACGTTTGTTCAAGGCTATCTGTTCCCCTTGTCTGAGGAAATGGATGTTTATGCTGCAGAACAGGAGAGCGCTATGCGTGTGAAGGACGGCAAAATAGAAACAATGGGGCCTATCTATTTAATATCCCACTCAAAGATTCAGAAATTGGCTGATACGCTCTAA
- a CDS encoding serine hydrolase domain-containing protein produces MQNLHSLVSDYMQDKKHLHLAIGMVRGDDIEYFSFSHDKKKSIVPPEHRLFEIGSITKVFTSILLLAMEEENVLSSDDMVGKFLPNVKNDYLNKITLKNLATHTSGLPILATNHNMAKKRSDPYSMYTEEDLTAFLATADFTDGIDSFGYSNLAVGLLGNILCKVSGRTYDELLKRYITEPLKMKETAVLLNSEQNSRFLNGHASTGKRVPHWNLAIHEGAGGIKSSIRDMSLLVQANLNDDHPLASILARSHLPNAIGNANLYFGWGGDEILDKDILWHNGGSAGFNSYLAFNKELRVGVVLLSNYSFFSNVLIDHYVAQLKKWITRKEPVQGTMIDFTGRRILEEMLSSEKTLK; encoded by the coding sequence ATGCAGAATTTACATAGCTTAGTTTCAGATTACATGCAAGATAAGAAACATTTACATCTTGCGATCGGGATGGTTAGAGGAGACGATATTGAATACTTTTCGTTTAGTCATGATAAAAAGAAAAGTATAGTTCCTCCTGAGCATAGGTTATTTGAAATCGGCTCTATAACGAAAGTATTTACATCCATTCTTTTATTAGCAATGGAGGAAGAAAACGTGCTTTCCTCGGATGACATGGTGGGTAAGTTCCTGCCAAACGTTAAGAACGATTATTTGAATAAAATTACCTTGAAGAACCTTGCTACTCATACCTCGGGATTACCTATTCTGGCAACTAACCATAATATGGCTAAGAAAAGATCGGATCCTTATTCAATGTATACTGAGGAAGATTTAACTGCTTTTTTAGCTACAGCTGATTTCACAGATGGCATTGATTCATTTGGATATTCCAATCTTGCTGTGGGCCTGCTGGGCAACATTTTATGTAAGGTGTCAGGAAGAACATATGATGAACTGTTAAAAAGATATATAACAGAACCACTAAAAATGAAAGAAACAGCCGTTCTGCTTAATTCAGAACAGAATAGCAGATTTTTGAATGGACATGCTTCAACTGGCAAGAGAGTACCTCATTGGAATCTTGCTATACATGAAGGGGCTGGGGGGATCAAGTCTTCTATTCGTGATATGAGTTTATTGGTTCAAGCCAATCTAAATGATGACCATCCGCTCGCCTCTATACTAGCCAGAAGTCATCTTCCGAACGCCATTGGAAATGCTAATCTTTATTTTGGCTGGGGCGGGGATGAAATTCTAGATAAAGATATCCTCTGGCATAACGGGGGTTCAGCTGGTTTTAATAGTTATCTAGCTTTCAACAAGGAACTCCGTGTAGGAGTAGTATTACTATCCAATTATTCTTTTTTCTCAAACGTGCTTATCGATCATTATGTGGCTCAATTAAAGAAATGGATTACTAGAAAAGAGCCTGTTCAAGGAACGATGATAGACTTTACAGGTAGGCGAATATTAGAAGAAATGCTAAGTAGCGAAAAGACATTAAAGTAA
- a CDS encoding methyl-accepting chemotaxis protein has product MNRYDEIMWNRNKIITIILWCVVALGFAMLFMHPKLIVSNIIAILFASWTTYANVKKKHIRLIPWIITILIIGCGIYSGWGSNQSIMTILISSVLLLYPDKKMFLIGFLAMYANDILKLFILPSTTAEVFNKNMTQVILVGAIGGILFLVAHMSQRLFHESEKRWAEVEQTRVRVESMLGRVKVSVTGLTSFTDQLKLKVDETGSIMNEVTIGFSEVAKGVEFQATSVAEISGSLSQSDQHIRDVAANSSKMKELSSHMTQSTQTGSTQMEQLNVQMQGISDQIKITADDMERFNQESESMTILLSSITEIASQTNLLALNAAIEAARAGEQGRGFAVVSEEVRKLAEHSGQSAQEIATVLARLKGQTQALTERFVNIRESLSKGQETVETAEDVFRTINGNSQHVLSQAMDIEGSSATMKDASTRVVNEVAEISSVTEQSSAATEEILASMEEQRNLTQNIVSSFDELELLIRSLNELVADDENSSDVTVPNEQSA; this is encoded by the coding sequence ATGAATCGTTACGATGAAATTATGTGGAACAGAAACAAAATCATCACTATCATCCTATGGTGTGTAGTAGCACTAGGGTTTGCGATGCTCTTTATGCATCCAAAGTTAATTGTTTCGAACATTATCGCCATTTTGTTCGCATCATGGACAACTTACGCTAATGTGAAGAAAAAGCACATTCGTCTCATTCCATGGATCATTACGATTCTTATTATTGGATGTGGAATTTATAGCGGATGGGGAAGTAACCAATCCATTATGACCATTTTGATCTCTTCCGTTTTACTATTGTATCCAGATAAGAAAATGTTTTTGATTGGCTTCTTAGCCATGTATGCGAATGATATTCTTAAGTTGTTCATTCTTCCGAGCACGACAGCAGAAGTTTTTAATAAAAATATGACCCAAGTCATTCTTGTCGGTGCAATTGGTGGGATTCTATTTTTGGTTGCACATATGTCTCAGAGGCTCTTCCATGAAAGTGAGAAAAGATGGGCTGAGGTCGAGCAAACTCGTGTCAGGGTAGAATCGATGCTAGGACGGGTTAAGGTTTCGGTTACAGGATTAACAAGTTTCACCGATCAATTGAAGCTCAAGGTTGACGAAACTGGTTCAATTATGAATGAGGTAACGATTGGATTCAGTGAAGTAGCAAAGGGTGTGGAGTTCCAAGCCACGAGTGTAGCAGAAATATCAGGCTCCTTGTCTCAATCCGATCAGCATATTCGAGACGTAGCGGCTAATTCATCTAAAATGAAGGAACTTTCTTCGCATATGACCCAAAGCACGCAAACAGGAAGTACTCAAATGGAGCAGCTAAACGTGCAGATGCAGGGGATTTCTGATCAAATTAAGATCACTGCGGATGATATGGAACGATTCAATCAAGAGAGTGAGTCGATGACCATACTGCTGAGCAGCATCACGGAAATTGCCAGTCAGACGAATCTCCTTGCCCTTAATGCTGCTATTGAAGCGGCTCGTGCTGGAGAACAAGGTCGTGGTTTCGCCGTCGTTTCGGAAGAGGTTCGCAAGCTCGCTGAGCATTCCGGACAATCGGCACAGGAGATCGCTACGGTATTAGCCAGATTGAAAGGACAAACTCAGGCTCTGACAGAGCGTTTTGTTAATATCCGAGAGTCATTGTCAAAAGGCCAGGAAACTGTAGAAACGGCTGAAGATGTATTCCGTACGATTAATGGCAATTCTCAGCATGTCTTGAGTCAAGCGATGGACATTGAGGGTAGTTCGGCGACCATGAAAGATGCTTCAACCAGAGTAGTCAATGAAGTCGCTGAAATTTCGAGTGTGACGGAGCAGTCCAGTGCAGCGACAGAAGAGATTCTGGCAAGTATGGAGGAGCAGCGCAATCTTACGCAGAACATCGTGAGTAGCTTTGATGAGTTAGAATTGTTAATCAGGAGTTTGAATGAATTGGTAGCGGACGATGAGAATTCATCGGATGTTACTGTTCCAAATGAGCAATCAGCATAA
- a CDS encoding pectate lyase: MKKFSALLLAVTLLLLTVSAAPPTTYGAANFPNTGTTGLTGFAGNAKSVSGVSKSAITGGKNGQVIYINNLNDLRTHAADTTPKILVIEKNISSSTLQKVNFGANKTIVGSYDNHKLININFRSTASSSNVIFQNLRFEHSANINANDDIQLYITSGNNYWIDHVTFAGHSYSSNGNDLDKLLYIGDRADFITISNSKFSNHKYGVILGHPNDGNNSYNGVPHITMSNNYFENVYVRGPGLFRYGYFHLKNNYANNFNQSITIGEKARIYSENNYFGAGAEKGGILDDKGKGEFTDTGSTPALSAKTSPKTNWRPSTNYSYEVQSASYAREFVTKYAGSSNTTLVFGK, encoded by the coding sequence TTGAAGAAATTTTCAGCTCTTTTACTCGCGGTCACTTTGTTGTTGTTAACCGTCTCGGCAGCTCCTCCTACTACATATGGTGCGGCTAATTTCCCGAATACGGGAACGACTGGTTTGACGGGCTTTGCTGGTAATGCCAAGAGTGTGTCAGGTGTTTCCAAGTCTGCTATAACAGGTGGTAAGAATGGTCAGGTCATCTACATTAACAATCTGAACGATCTGAGAACTCATGCTGCGGATACTACGCCTAAAATTTTGGTCATTGAGAAAAATATCTCTTCATCCACCCTGCAAAAAGTCAACTTTGGTGCCAACAAAACCATTGTTGGTTCCTACGACAATCATAAGCTTATCAACATCAACTTCAGATCCACAGCTAGCTCAAGCAATGTGATTTTTCAAAATTTAAGATTTGAACACTCTGCCAATATTAATGCGAATGATGATATTCAACTATACATTACTTCAGGTAACAACTATTGGATTGATCATGTGACTTTTGCTGGACACAGCTATAGTTCCAACGGTAACGATCTGGACAAACTGCTCTACATTGGTGACCGTGCAGATTTTATCACGATCAGCAATTCTAAATTCTCCAATCATAAGTATGGCGTTATTCTAGGTCACCCTAATGATGGAAACAACAGCTATAATGGCGTTCCTCACATCACAATGTCCAACAATTACTTTGAAAATGTGTATGTACGTGGTCCGGGGCTATTCAGATACGGCTACTTCCATTTGAAAAACAACTATGCGAACAATTTCAATCAATCCATTACCATTGGTGAGAAGGCTCGTATTTATTCCGAAAACAACTATTTCGGTGCAGGTGCTGAAAAAGGCGGCATCCTTGATGATAAGGGCAAGGGGGAGTTCACGGATACAGGTAGCACACCTGCATTGAGCGCGAAAACTTCTCCAAAAACGAACTGGAGACCTAGCACAAACTATAGCTATGAAGTTCAATCTGCTAGCTATGCTAGAGAGTTTGTAACGAAATATGCAGGTTCATCGAATACCACTCTTGTATTTGGAAAATAG
- a CDS encoding DUF4179 domain-containing protein, whose amino-acid sequence MNTSPEEKVLIADAARLQRDVRQMNKSETTHAIQRGLARERSAKRYDRSLAMKWISALLVVVIGGAWLVSEFYERTPKQLTAGEQATYWEKLEPFRTLIQKDNDRSTMLSAINHGYVQMVDRTVVSGSYEFTVNAVMADRNRLIVLYTARTDASQEIYSVNQVKAVDTETSQPFGSMHSLDAPLNENIIYGRTYIMLDPNEPMPEKVTMTYRISSNTPSTEQRSATFKSETAHFSKPMNISFTLDSKFVSAKTDVIKPNYSFTLEGHSFLLSEVEMSPLSTKILIQMENSENMDDEEKQSMMDLIRGVDIISITKDGHTLLGSLSNYISGNTLISLGSDRVSEDGIIYILGSNLLDDPQSLTLKLYSQLNKRNEVDMLEIKIK is encoded by the coding sequence ATGAATACTAGTCCAGAGGAAAAGGTACTAATCGCAGATGCTGCCCGGTTACAGCGGGACGTGCGGCAGATGAATAAGTCCGAGACCACACATGCAATCCAGCGTGGACTCGCAAGGGAGCGTAGCGCGAAGCGATACGATCGAAGCCTAGCAATGAAGTGGATTTCAGCGCTTCTTGTGGTGGTCATTGGTGGAGCTTGGCTGGTGTCAGAATTCTATGAGCGTACACCGAAGCAACTAACAGCAGGAGAGCAAGCAACGTATTGGGAGAAGCTTGAGCCTTTTCGCACATTAATTCAAAAGGATAATGATCGAAGTACGATGTTGTCTGCTATTAATCATGGCTATGTACAGATGGTTGATCGGACTGTGGTATCAGGCTCATATGAATTCACCGTTAATGCAGTTATGGCAGACAGGAATAGACTAATTGTGTTATACACTGCCAGGACGGATGCGTCACAAGAGATCTATTCCGTGAACCAAGTGAAGGCTGTAGATACGGAGACAAGTCAACCTTTTGGATCAATGCACAGTCTCGATGCACCGTTAAACGAAAATATAATCTATGGTCGGACGTACATTATGTTAGATCCGAATGAACCGATGCCTGAGAAGGTAACAATGACATATCGAATTTCATCGAATACCCCTAGCACAGAACAACGTTCAGCTACATTCAAAAGCGAGACAGCTCATTTCTCAAAGCCGATGAATATCTCATTTACGTTGGATTCGAAATTCGTTTCAGCTAAGACAGATGTGATAAAGCCCAACTATTCATTTACATTGGAAGGTCATTCGTTTTTGTTATCTGAGGTAGAGATGTCACCCCTCTCAACAAAAATCCTAATCCAAATGGAGAACAGTGAGAACATGGATGATGAAGAGAAACAATCCATGATGGATCTGATCAGAGGAGTCGATATAATATCTATCACAAAGGATGGTCACACATTACTAGGTTCTTTGTCTAATTACATTTCTGGAAACACTCTGATATCGCTCGGTTCAGATCGTGTCTCGGAAGATGGCATAATCTATATTTTAGGTAGTAATTTGTTGGATGACCCACAATCACTAACATTAAAGCTCTACTCTCAGCTAAACAAAAGAAATGAAGTGGATATGTTAGAGATCAAAATTAAATAG
- a CDS encoding RNA polymerase sigma factor, with amino-acid sequence MGTNAEMKKMVFIQTNDETVFVQSIMEHQDTLFSIAYSYLRNRHDALEAIQEMTCRAWMKRSSLKNDKAFKSWIIRILIYICIDEQRRRKRTTVIPNEELDDAFNGATVGGIQADQLAIHTVLESIKPKYRHVLLLKYYNDMTLIEIAAILGKPEGTVKTWQHKGLEQLRKLMKNRGDWHEY; translated from the coding sequence TTGGGAACCAATGCTGAGATGAAAAAGATGGTTTTCATTCAGACGAACGATGAAACGGTGTTTGTTCAATCCATCATGGAGCATCAGGATACATTGTTCTCCATTGCCTACAGTTATCTGCGGAACCGTCATGATGCGCTGGAAGCCATTCAGGAGATGACATGCCGGGCATGGATGAAACGCAGCTCTCTCAAAAACGACAAAGCGTTCAAATCCTGGATCATCCGCATTCTGATCTACATTTGTATTGATGAACAGAGACGACGTAAGCGCACAACAGTGATCCCTAATGAAGAGCTGGATGATGCATTTAACGGTGCTACCGTAGGCGGAATCCAAGCCGATCAGCTCGCGATCCATACCGTTCTGGAATCCATTAAACCGAAGTACCGCCATGTGTTGCTGCTGAAATATTATAACGATATGACCTTAATCGAAATTGCAGCAATTCTCGGTAAACCGGAAGGCACGGTCAAGACATGGCAGCACAAAGGGCTGGAACAGCTTCGTAAATTGATGAAAAACCGGGGGGATTGGCATGAATACTAG
- a CDS encoding SMI1/KNR4 family protein, which translates to MYEQQLARIQDKLHALRNADVELSLFGAESHEYVLEPVWTTEQMKQFEQKWKVQLPEDYQAFLLTVGAGGTGPYYGLEKPEDGVYAVLDYGDELNAISDPCTLTEAWNWDYDWYDDSRTEEEWSQLEHEYYDPKWSAGMLRISDFGCGVSMNLVVKGSSYGEIWADDRANSNGIYPDHYMGNKERLCFLDWYELWLDQSLLECEEQAKESSNDPR; encoded by the coding sequence ATGTATGAACAACAGCTAGCACGTATACAGGACAAGCTGCATGCACTGCGAAATGCGGATGTAGAGCTAAGCTTGTTCGGAGCGGAGAGTCATGAGTATGTGCTTGAGCCGGTATGGACGACCGAACAGATGAAGCAATTTGAACAGAAATGGAAGGTGCAACTGCCGGAAGATTATCAGGCTTTTTTGCTAACGGTAGGTGCAGGAGGCACAGGTCCTTATTATGGGCTGGAGAAGCCCGAGGATGGGGTATATGCGGTGCTGGATTATGGTGATGAGTTAAATGCGATATCCGATCCTTGCACATTAACGGAAGCATGGAATTGGGATTATGACTGGTATGATGATAGCCGAACAGAAGAAGAGTGGAGCCAGCTTGAACATGAATACTATGATCCAAAGTGGTCTGCCGGGATGCTGCGTATCAGTGATTTTGGCTGTGGAGTTTCTATGAATCTAGTCGTCAAGGGTTCTTCCTATGGAGAGATCTGGGCAGATGATCGTGCCAACAGCAACGGAATCTATCCGGATCATTATATGGGGAATAAGGAACGACTTTGTTTCCTAGACTGGTATGAATTATGGCTTGATCAGTCACTGTTAGAATGTGAGGAACAAGCAAAAGAATCATCCAATGACCCTCGTTGA
- a CDS encoding PilZ domain-containing protein, which translates to MSINQRKTPFRYFLKQPITSEVYIISINGSPAPDKPIQAELCDISRSGCQLSFPLRLNVDSNEIRIGLATTLTEEPLYMEGLLRWGAEKGNHWHYGVEFEVAEDQQERLYKEMRMLAGQNRIIVK; encoded by the coding sequence ATGTCAATCAACCAGAGAAAAACACCTTTTCGCTATTTTTTAAAGCAACCTATAACATCGGAAGTGTACATTATAAGCATTAACGGGTCACCTGCTCCAGACAAACCCATTCAAGCCGAGCTATGCGATATCAGTCGTTCTGGCTGTCAGCTCTCCTTCCCACTCCGGTTAAACGTAGATTCCAATGAGATCCGAATTGGGCTTGCTACAACATTAACGGAAGAACCTTTATATATGGAGGGTTTACTGCGTTGGGGTGCGGAAAAAGGAAACCATTGGCACTATGGCGTTGAGTTTGAGGTTGCCGAAGATCAGCAGGAGCGTCTATATAAAGAAATGCGCATGCTTGCAGGACAAAATAGAATTATCGTCAAATAG